One Camelina sativa cultivar DH55 chromosome 3, Cs, whole genome shotgun sequence genomic window carries:
- the LOC104776945 gene encoding ervatamin-B-like, which translates to MASILFMFVTLTILFMSLKVSQATSRVTFHEPIVADHHQQWMTHFSRVYSNELEKQMRFDVFKKNLKFIEKFNKKGDRTYKLGVNEFADWTKEEFIATHTGLKGFNGIPTSEFLDEMIPSWNWNVSDVARETKDWRYEGAVTPVKYQGQCGCCWAFSSVAAVEGLTKIVGGNLVSLSEQQLLDCDKGDNGCNGGIMSDAFSYIIKNRGIASEASYPYQATEGTCRLNAKPSAWIRGFQTVPSNNERALLEAVSRQPVSVSIDADGPGFMHYSGGVYDEPYCGTSVNHAVTFVGYGTSPEGIKYWLAKNSWGETWGENGYIRIRRDVAWPQGMCGVAQYAFYPVA; encoded by the exons ATGGCATCGATATTATTCATGTTTGTGACTCTGACCATTCTTTTCATGAGTCTAAAAGTCTCTCAAGCCACATCTCGTGTCACCTTCCACGAGCCAATCGTTGCTGACCACCACCAGCAATGGATGACTCATTTCTCTCGAGTGTATAGCAACGAGCTCGAGAAACAGATGAGATTCGACGTGTTCAAGAAAAACTTGAAAttcattgagaaatttaataaGAAAGGTGATAGAACCTACAAGCTTGGTGTCAACGAGTTTGCGGATTGGACCAAAGAGGAGTTCATTGCTACCCACACCGGTCTCAAAGGCTTTAATGGGATTCCAACCTCGGAATTTCTCGATGAAATGATACCTTCTTGGAATTGGAATGTAAGTGATGTCGCCCGTGAAACTAAAGATTGGAGATACGAAGGAGCTGTAACACCTGTTAAATACCAAGGCCAATGTG GATGCTGTTGGGCGTTTTCATCCGTCGCAGCGGTGGAAGGTTTGACAAAGATTGTCGGAGGCAACCTAGTATCATTGTCTGAACAACAACTTCTAGATTGCGACAAGGGTGACAACGGTTGCAACGGTGGAATAATGTCAGACGCTTTCAGCTATATAATTAAAAACCGAGGCATTGCCTCCGAGGCATCATACCCTTACCAAGCGACAGAAGGGACATGCCGGCTCAATGCAAAACCCTCCGCATGGATCAGAGGGTTCCAGACTGTTCCAAGCAACAACGAACGTGCATTGCTAGAGGCCGTATCGAGACAGCCTGTCTCAGTGTCTATTGACGCGGATGGTCCCGGTTTCATGCATTACTCAGGAGGAGTGTACGACGAGCCATACTGTGGGACCAGTGTGAACCATGCAGTGACTTTCGTTGGATACGGAACGAGCCCGGAGGGGATCAAGTACTGGCTGGCTAAGAACTCTTGGGGTGAGACTTGGGGAGAGAATGGTTACATTAGGATCCGTAGAGATGTGGCGTGGCCTCAAGGCATGTGCGGTGTGGCTCAGTATGCTTTTTATCCAGTTGCGTAA